The sequence below is a genomic window from Silene latifolia isolate original U9 population chromosome 7, ASM4854445v1, whole genome shotgun sequence.
CCAGATATGTCGGCTCCTTACAAGAAAAGGATGAGAAGCTGTGAAAAGGATATAACAAATGAACATTATTATCGTTTTGACATACTTAATGCTGTGATAGACTTTCAGGTGGAAGAACTTGATACCAGATTTACGGATAGTTCTAAGGAGATTCTGACTCTTGGCGCTTCATTTGATCCACGTCACAATTTCCGAGCATTCAAAAGTGAAGATGTGTGCAAACTCGCTCTGAAATATTATCCTTCAGACTTTTCATCAAATGACATGCGTGCTCTAGATCTAGAGTGTGGGTTCTTTGTAGCGGATATTCAAAAAGATCCAAGATTTGAAAATACGACTTCAGTATCAGATTTGTGTCGACGGATGGTTGAGTTTGATAAAAGTTGGCTTTATCCTATGATTTATCGATTGATTTGTCTTCTCTTGACTCTTCCTGTTTCAACCGCAACAACGGAGAGAGCAT
It includes:
- the LOC141589644 gene encoding uncharacterized protein LOC141589644, whose product is MSAPYKKRMRSCEKDITNEHYYRFDILNAVIDFQVEELDTRFTDSSKEILTLGASFDPRHNFRAFKSEDVCKLALKYYPSDFSSNDMRALDLECGFFVADIQKDPRFENTTSVSDLCRRMVEFDKSWLYPMIYRLICLLLTLPVSTATTERAFSSMNIIKNKLRNKMNDEFLDDLMVLYIERTFAGTINNDDVIAEFELSGTRRVKFS